Part of the Sporomusa termitida genome, ACCCTCCAGCGCCATCGCCAGGTCAACAAGCTTCCGTACCGTAGCTTCCGTATCATATAAGCCTTTCAGTTCCTGATTGGCAGCTAATGCTTTTTTCAGGGTAATGCCCAGTTCGGCCGGCACCAGTTTGGCAATCCGGTCAACCTCGCCGTATGGCAGGTTTAACGCCCGCCCCACATCGCGGATAGCGGCCCGGGCGGCCATAGTACCGAAGGTAATAATCTGAGCTACCCGGTCGCTGCCATACCGTTCCACAACATATTCGATGATTTTGCTCCGCCGTTCATAGCAAAAATCGATATCAATATCAGGCATCGATACCCGCTCCGGGTTCAGGAACCGTTCAAACAGCAAGCCATATTTAAGCGGGTCAATATTGGTAATCGCCAGCAAATAGGCAACAATACTGCCGGCCGCCGAACCCCGGCCCGGCCCTACCGGAATCGCCTGACTGCGGGAGTAATTGACAAAATCCCAGACGATCAGAAAATAGCTGGCATAGCCCATCTTTTTTATAACGCCAAGCTCATAATCAAGCCGGGCATGTATTGCCGGCGTTGGCTCAGGATAGCGCTTGCTGACAGCCTCCCGGCATAATTGTGTCAGGTATTCCTCGTCACTTATTCCGGCCGGCGTGGGGAAATCAGGCAGATAAAGCTTGTCAAAATCAAAGGCAACCTCGCAGCGCTCGGCAATTTTACAGGTATTAGCCAGCGCTTCCGGGTAGGCGGCAAACAACTCCGCCATTTCCGCCGGGCTTTTCAGATAAAACTCATCACTGGGAAATTTCATCCGCACCTGATCGTCAACGGTCTTGCCGGTCTGGATGCAAAGCAGGACATCATGGCATTCTGCATCCTCTTTGTTGATATAATGGGCGTCATTTGTGGCAACAAGACCAAGTCCCAGCTGCTTCGCCAGCTTAACCAGGTGTTGGTTGGCCTGTTTTTCCTCAGGCATGCCATGATCCTGCAGCTCGATATAAAAATTCTCGGCCCCGAATATCTCACGGTACTCAACAGCCAGCGCCTCGGCTTTCGCCAGGTCCCCCCGCAGGATAGCAGCCGGTATTTCACCGGCGATACAGGCGCTTAAGCCAATTAAACCGGCACTGTAGCTGCGCAGTATTTCCCGGTCGATACGGGGTTTATAATAAAAACCTTCGCTATAGCCACGGGATACCAGCTCAATCAGGTTACGATACCCCTGCTCGTTGGCGGCCAGCAGGATCAGATGATAATAGGCTTCGCCCTCTACGGCGGCCTTATCAAAACGGGAGCGGGGGGCGATATAGACCTCGCAGCCGATAATTGGCTTAATCCCCTGTTTTTTGGCTTGTTTATAAAAATCAATGGTACCATACATCGTGCCATGATCAGTCATCGCCACCGCCGGCATCCCCAGTTCCTTCGCCCGGCGTACCAGGTCGCTAATCCGCCCGGCCCCGTCTAACAGACTATATTCAGTATGATTGTGGAGATGGACAAACGCTATACGCTCGCCATGTTTTATTCCGGATTCGTTCAACATTTTTTACCCCTCATATATAAAAGCATCGAACTATCTATCACTGCTTTTTAGTGACAACCAGAGCAGCAGCCACCACAGCCGCCTGAATGCTTGGCCATATCGCACCCAGTTGTTGACCGCTTAGCCATCTGGGATGGTGCTGTTACTGAAAGCACTTTGGTCAAAGTGTCTTCACTACAGGCAGGACAAGGTATACCAGCGTTATCTGCACCACTTTTCTGCAACAATTCCACTGACTTACCACATTTCTTACAAGAATATTCATATATTGGCATTCTGATACTCCCCCGCAATTGTAATAGCTATTCCAACATGATGGATTACTCTTTATTTTCTATAAGGTTTTTGATTTTCCTATCAAGCCATACGAAATTTACTTGGTTATTCTGTATTGTATATAGCCACTGGGACATTTGGAGACGTCTGTTGTGCGAAAACAAAATTCTAAAATTTATTTCCACCATGTTATTGTTAAAATATTTTCGCACAGCTGACGTCCCTAATTGTCCCCTTCGTCTTGTCCATCTCCTCAGAAACTCCCCGCCGGTAGTCATCTGTACTTGCATTTTACTGCAAACAGGCTATAATTAGAAATAAGGTGGGAATTAAAAGGTCGCCGTGACCTGAAAGTGTTAGCGCACTTCCAGGCCCGTGCAAGGTGAGCACATCACCTACACGTAACAGCCAAGCTGTCCACGACGACATTTCTATTATACACCGCTCTTCGGTCGCGGCACAAGCGGGGGAGCGCGGGGGTAATAGCCGTTGCCGCAGACGCTCCTGGTTGTGAGTGCGACAGGACGCAGCAAATGATTTTGACTAGCCTCAGCAGCTGAGCAGCAGGCAGACCGGAACCTACGGGTTTGTGGCCGCCTGGTTGTTTTGGCCGGTTATGCCGGCTTATTAGCGTTGAGTATGTAACAGATATCACAACAGAACGCATGTGTAGGTTTAAAACCTTTGCATGCGTTCTTTTAATTTCCCCCTGTAAAAAAGCTGACGGCCATACCGGCCGCAGTATAAATATAGGGGGTATATATATGTCTGACAAAATAATGGCATCCGGCGCAGTTTCTTGTCCGGGGCTGGTGTCCGGCCTGCCGGTAGAGCGGGACTGGGCGCCGCAGCAGCCCGGGGCAGAGCAGGATGACCGGCTGATGCTGCAAAGCATCTTAACCGAGGCCTTTAATCAGTATATCTTTGTCCGGGTGGACAATATCCTCAAACTGGCCGGCACCAACGATGCCGAATACAGTAAGACGGTCAGTAAAGTCGGCGCGACCCTCGACCGGCTGCTGGCCCTGGCCGGGGAACTGGAGGGCCAGTATCCGGAATTGCTGGAGCTGGTCATGGATTTCGAGTCCTTCACCGCCCTGGAGTCCGGCCACTCGGCGGAAATCGCCTACAAGCAGGGCTTGCGGGACTGCAGCCATATCCATCAGGAGTTTATGACCTTCTCGCAGCAGCGCTAGGCTGGAAGTGCAGTGCTTAATTCCTGCGATTAAGCGTCTAATGAATGATAGCGGGCAAAATAGCCCGCTATCATTCATTAATTACTGCATACTAAGGATAGAACGGCGACTGCCGCCAGCAGTCGGCTATTCGTATCTCAACCAACATAGAGTTTTCGCACAACCTGACGTCCCCATTTGTTTGTCCATTGTTTGATATTGGCATTTATTCCCCCAACAACATCTCCGTATTGGGCGTTATAGTATTAAATATTTAACATCTAATGCAAATTTTTTAGCCTTATCAATAACTTCTTCAGTTTCGAAATCAGTAATTCCGTTAATATCTCTAACAGCTAACATTCCCAGATAATGAAGATGTGAATGTTCAACAAGGCGCTTTACTCCTGCTTCAAATAAATCCGCACCATTTTTAATTTCATAACCACAAGTAGCTATAATGGCGCACTTTTTACCTTCCCATAGGCTATAATGCCTCTTGGTATTTCCATAATATTTATTCATACTGAAAAGTCTGTCCATAACGATCTTCATTGGCGCAGTGCAAAACCAAGAGTATATTGGAGTGGCAAAAACTATACAGTCAGCTTCCAGAATTGCTTTGTAAATCTGTTCCATTTCATCGTCAATAGGACAACCGGGTCGGCCTTCAATGCCTTGACAAGCAAAGCAACTCCTGCATGGTTCCATATGCTTGTCACAAAGCCATATATATTGAACATCTATTCCCTCAAATTTTAGTTGCTCTATAAACGGCCGTAACAGCGCTTCCGTATTCCCGTTCTTTCTCATACTGCCCATCAGAATACATATACTCATGACGTGATAACCTAATTCCCTCCCCTGCTCTATTTTCATGTCCTGCAGTAACTATAGCATCAGCAATAAAGAATTTGAGATTTTGCTCAAGATTATTGTCAGCAATAGCAGTTCGTCCGGATCCATCAGGTCGGACATTCGGTCGAGTAGAGGCCTATCTCGCGACGGCCCCCCTCACAGAACCGGACTTGCCCTATTAAGGCATCCGGCTCTTCATAGCAGCATTTACTTACGCTTAGCCATAGCTATTGTTTGGCCAACTCAGCTATCCTTGTCAGTTTTGTTTCCAATGGTTTCTCTGCCTCTAGTGCAGCCATTGTTTCTCTTTCCAAGGGCTCTACTATATTACGTCCTTCCCTCCGCAGGCATTACCCTGCTTCCTTGGTACTACTACGTAATCCGACTCCCTGCCACTTATTTGGCTTCCTTGTCTTCAACTTGTCGGCCATACTCCTATCGGAGAGCGGCAGGGTCTCCCAAGTTCACACGGAGTAACAGTGTGTAGCATGCCAAGACCTTCGATCCCGGGGCGCCGGGCTTAGCTCGCCTTTATCGCTAAACTCGGTATTGTCTTCTGCTCGTCCCATGCATCGACCTTTCCCATTAGGGATTTCGGGATTCTACATCTTCAGCTTGCGCTTTCGCCCTACTACCTTTCCTGCCTACGCTTAGACCTGGCGTTACCGCTTCAGTCCCAAGGCTGGATACTGGGTGACTGGCTAGGCCTTCCCAGGCGGGATTCCCACCCGCTATACTCCGTGTGCTTCTTGGCGCACGGGACGTTCCTTTTCTGTCTACATTCGGCAACGATTTTATTTATTCAAAGAAATTATCTGCTGCAAAGCATCCTCAATAAAGGTGGGGATTACGTAAGGTTTAATGCCTTTCGATATTAATTGCTTCTCCATAGCAGGCCCTATTTGGCTGACTAGTACGAACCGGCAGTCAGATATACGCTCGATTGCTTCAGACATTGCATAATCGTGGCGTTCATCATAGCTCTTTGAAGGCGCATTCTTTCTGGTTTCGATATATTTATACTTGTTCTCATTCACTTCAACAATATGAAATTCTTTTGCTCTGCCAAAATGTTCATTAACAAATTTTCCGTCTAAACTCGCTATTGCAATTTTGTATGACATTTACAGCCTCCCGTAAATCCTTTTATTCTATTTATTTTCATTTATCGCAATTGTTTGTATCCATTTTCGACTATTTATATATAAATGCCACACTCTCGCTTGCTGTCACGTTGTTCATACCGCACCCCCGGTTCTACAAATACCATATGTGGTTCTACTTCCACTGCCTTTGCACAAGCTTCAAGCCAGCCTTGAAAGGTGATAGAACGTTCTCCTGAAATGTTGTAAATTTGACCAAAGCTTTTTTCTTGCAACATAGATTGCATAACCGCATTTACCAAATCATCAATATGTCCAAACTGTACAATTGTCTGGCCTTTCCTGGGAACGATAATTGGCTTATTTTGCAATAACCACCGGAATACATAAGTTTCTCTATCGTGGCTATTACCTGGACCGTATAGGTAAAAAGGACGGAATATAGTAATCGGAAATAATTTTTCTTGAAAACTTCTGCGCAATTCTAGCTCACAAAGATACTTGCCTGTACCATAAGTCCCCCATATTGAATTAGAACCTGTTTCACTTTCCTCGTTTAGCGGATACTCCTCGGTATGCCTATAAACAGTTGCACTACTAATATGGATAAAATGACCGATTCTTCCCGCTAAACAGTCTATTGCTATCTTTGTTTGTGCAGGATTATAAGCCGAAATATCAAATACAACATCAAACTTTAATCCTTCGAGTACGCTCATAACCTCACGATGATTATTTCGATCAGCCAATAATTGAATACAGTCTGGGGGAGTAGAATTATTTCCCCGGTTAAGAATATAAACTTGATTTCCAGCTTGTACCAATCTTGTTGCAACTGCTCGCCCAACAAATTTGCTGCCACCAAAGACTAAACACGTCTTCATTGCTATAACCATTCCTTCCGCCTTGCCAAGGCACAAAACATAATGAAATATGAAATGTGGCGAAATGTTAGCATGGCTTTCTTACAGCAAGCTCCCAAAGTATTTTGTTATCGTTATACCTGTTCATTGCATATTCGCTGCATTGTTCGACTGCCCATTCCGCAAAAAGTCTGTCAAGCTGCTCTTTATCAAAAAAACGTTTAAAATTCCCGTCAAGGCAATAAAAATTTTCTTCAATAACAGTCCCCTGGCCAGCACCGTGCTTAGTGTCCTTCACCGAGTTCACCCGCACCAGCAAAAACCCGTCTTTTATCAGCACCCGTTTGATATCGTCAACGATCTCCCTCGTCTTACGCCAGGGAAAATAATGCAGAGAGAGATCGGCAATCACCACCTTCGCACTGCCGTCGGCAAACGGCAGCCCCTCAGTCATATCAAACCGCTTTGTCACCGGCCTCTCTATAAAAAACTTCAGCCTTTTCAGAGCTTCACCGGAAAAATCACAGGAAATCACCGCATGGCCTCTTTCGCTTAAATATAACGTATCATTGCCACACCCGCACCCCAGGTCAAGAATAGGGAAGTCCGGTGTATTTTGTAAAATGTCGGTGTACTTTTCCAGCCACAAATCGTAGCTAGGTTTCGCAATTCCTATGGCAGCATACAATTCATCCCAAAATTCATTCGGCTGTTTCATGCTTCCGCCCTTTTTACTTTGATTATTGACCATTAGCCCATCGAAACCTC contains:
- a CDS encoding class I SAM-dependent methyltransferase — translated: MKQPNEFWDELYAAIGIAKPSYDLWLEKYTDILQNTPDFPILDLGCGCGNDTLYLSERGHAVISCDFSGEALKRLKFFIERPVTKRFDMTEGLPFADGSAKVVIADLSLHYFPWRKTREIVDDIKRVLIKDGFLLVRVNSVKDTKHGAGQGTVIEENFYCLDGNFKRFFDKEQLDRLFAEWAVEQCSEYAMNRYNDNKILWELAVRKPC
- a CDS encoding NAD-dependent epimerase/dehydratase family protein — its product is MVIAMKTCLVFGGSKFVGRAVATRLVQAGNQVYILNRGNNSTPPDCIQLLADRNNHREVMSVLEGLKFDVVFDISAYNPAQTKIAIDCLAGRIGHFIHISSATVYRHTEEYPLNEESETGSNSIWGTYGTGKYLCELELRRSFQEKLFPITIFRPFYLYGPGNSHDRETYVFRWLLQNKPIIVPRKGQTIVQFGHIDDLVNAVMQSMLQEKSFGQIYNISGERSITFQGWLEACAKAVEVEPHMVFVEPGVRYEQRDSKRECGIYI
- a CDS encoding FmdB family zinc ribbon protein, producing MPIYEYSCKKCGKSVELLQKSGADNAGIPCPACSEDTLTKVLSVTAPSQMAKRSTTGCDMAKHSGGCGGCCSGCH
- a CDS encoding flavodoxin family protein yields the protein MKIEQGRELGYHVMSICILMGSMRKNGNTEALLRPFIEQLKFEGIDVQYIWLCDKHMEPCRSCFACQGIEGRPGCPIDDEMEQIYKAILEADCIVFATPIYSWFCTAPMKIVMDRLFSMNKYYGNTKRHYSLWEGKKCAIIATCGYEIKNGADLFEAGVKRLVEHSHLHYLGMLAVRDINGITDFETEEVIDKAKKFALDVKYLIL
- a CDS encoding NifB/NifX family molybdenum-iron cluster-binding protein, which gives rise to MSYKIAIASLDGKFVNEHFGRAKEFHIVEVNENKYKYIETRKNAPSKSYDERHDYAMSEAIERISDCRFVLVSQIGPAMEKQLISKGIKPYVIPTFIEDALQQIISLNK